A region of Aphanothece sacrum FPU1 DNA encodes the following proteins:
- a CDS encoding BrnT family toxin — translation MQFEWNPEKAEINLNKHGVSFKEGVTVFYDDFSVTFPDPDHSFREMRYLTIGLSKDNRLLVISHTDRDKRIRIISVRLATKKERKFYESGL, via the coding sequence ATGCAGTTTGAATGGAATCCTGAGAAAGCCGAGATTAATCTAAATAAGCATGGAGTATCTTTTAAAGAAGGTGTAACGGTTTTTTATGATGATTTCTCTGTTACTTTTCCAGACCCTGATCATTCCTTTAGAGAAATGCGCTATCTTACAATAGGATTATCTAAAGATAATCGTTTATTGGTCATTTCTCATACAGATAGAGATAAACGAATTAGAATAATTAGTGTACGATTAGCAACGAAAAAGGAACGGAAATTTTATGAGTCAGGACTTTGA
- a CDS encoding HEPN domain-containing protein produces the protein MKAKEAYLKTAQRYLESAKKHQSLGIDIQEVIGFLIYHALESLAVAVILHFKSTIPLNHETKLRMFLGFCKKHLAEYVNIKSLASVIIRIEKSYYRSKFLYPEFKNENHYKLPQEQITINEARLLVRDIDRIINQINDLI, from the coding sequence ATGAAAGCCAAAGAAGCTTATCTTAAAACAGCACAAAGATATTTAGAAAGTGCTAAGAAACATCAATCTTTAGGAATTGATATTCAAGAAGTAATTGGTTTTCTGATTTATCACGCTTTGGAATCTTTAGCCGTTGCAGTTATTCTTCATTTTAAAAGTACGATTCCCCTTAACCATGAAACTAAATTAAGGATGTTTTTGGGATTTTGTAAAAAACATTTAGCTGAGTATGTAAATATTAAGAGTTTAGCTTCAGTTATTATTAGAATAGAAAAAAGTTATTATCGTTCTAAGTTTCTTTATCCAGAGTTTAAAAATGAGAATCATTATAAATTACCGCAGGAACAAATTACTATTAATGAAGCTAGATTATTGGTTAGAGATATTGACAGAATTATCAATCAAATTAACGACTTAATTTAG
- the pyrF gene encoding orotidine-5'-phosphate decarboxylase gives MSSSDQIIVPLDVSSLDEAIALIDKLPPVTFWKVGLELFVATGPEILKILKERQKRIFLDLKFHDIPNTVAGACSSASQYGVDLLTLHATAGKNALKAATEAIKDSPSPPKLLAITLLTSLNSRELAFDLKIPLELPEYALEMALLAQKCGINGAVCSPQEVSQLRQSCGPDFLLVCPGVRPSWAEKGDQQRVMTPEKAFKAGANYLVIGRPITMANDPIAAWERICEEL, from the coding sequence ATGTCCTCATCTGATCAGATTATTGTTCCTTTAGATGTATCTAGTTTAGACGAAGCGATCGCCCTAATAGATAAACTCCCCCCCGTCACCTTTTGGAAAGTGGGGTTAGAATTATTTGTTGCTACCGGCCCCGAAATCTTAAAAATACTTAAAGAACGACAAAAACGCATTTTTTTAGACCTTAAATTCCATGATATCCCTAACACTGTGGCGGGAGCTTGTAGCAGTGCCAGTCAATACGGGGTAGATTTATTAACCCTCCATGCAACTGCGGGCAAAAACGCCTTAAAAGCTGCCACTGAAGCGATTAAAGATAGTCCGTCCCCCCCTAAATTATTAGCCATTACCCTGTTGACCAGTTTAAACTCACGAGAATTAGCTTTTGATCTGAAAATACCTCTAGAATTGCCAGAATACGCCTTAGAAATGGCTTTATTAGCCCAAAAATGCGGCATTAATGGGGCGGTATGTTCTCCTCAAGAAGTCAGTCAGTTACGTCAAAGTTGTGGCCCAGATTTTTTATTAGTATGTCCAGGAGTTCGCCCCAGTTGGGCCGAAAAAGGTGATCAACAAAGGGTTATGACTCCCGAAAAAGCGTTTAAAGCAGGGGCAAATTATTTAGTGATTGGTCGTCCGATTACAATGGCTAATGATCCGATCGCTGCTTGGGAACGAATTTGTGAAGAATTATAA